Proteins from a single region of Flavobacterium sp. YJ01:
- a CDS encoding DUF5661 family protein — translation MGTKSGAYQDVYVKRDDAMVSLKNDVTDFCEKYIKPVHPENWDWSIRDFEDPKNDPTDAEARAIANVVFKDLNDRKHTDVDLSTMNNVHAIKAYLDPKSKHEAFNMEEFAFALKVELEHGKIKDVNVTNNHPFLTAMIALAHMTESLTYYKRLKVMEAEGEIYEILRKLEHSSQKEKWQKELHKAELELKEAKAGLAERLEKMDDIPVLKIIGD, via the coding sequence ATGGGAACAAAAAGCGGTGCTTATCAAGATGTATACGTCAAAAGAGACGATGCAATGGTGAGTTTGAAAAATGATGTTACAGATTTTTGCGAAAAATATATAAAACCGGTTCATCCTGAAAATTGGGATTGGTCGATACGAGATTTTGAGGATCCAAAAAATGATCCGACAGATGCAGAGGCAAGAGCTATTGCAAATGTAGTTTTTAAGGATCTAAATGATAGAAAACACACAGATGTTGATCTTTCTACCATGAATAATGTGCATGCGATAAAGGCTTATTTGGATCCGAAAAGCAAACATGAAGCGTTTAATATGGAAGAATTTGCTTTTGCTTTAAAAGTTGAACTAGAACATGGAAAAATAAAAGATGTCAATGTGACCAATAATCATCCTTTTTTAACCGCCATGATTGCACTTGCACATATGACAGAAAGTTTAACTTATTATAAAAGATTAAAAGTGATGGAAGCTGAGGGCGAAATTTATGAGATTCTTCGAAAACTAGAGCATTCATCTCAAAAAGAAAAATGGCAGAAAGAATTGCACAAAGCAGAGTTGGAGCTTAAAGAAGCAAAAGCCGGATTGGCTGAGCGTTTGGAAAAAATGGACGATATTCCAGTATTGAAAATTATTGGAGATTAA
- a CDS encoding DUF1328 domain-containing protein produces the protein MLRWTVTFIILAIVAGIFGFGGIAAGAASIAKILFFIFLVLFVISLISGRTRV, from the coding sequence ATGTTACGTTGGACAGTCACATTTATTATTCTAGCCATAGTGGCGGGAATATTTGGTTTTGGTGGAATTGCCGCTGGAGCCGCTAGTATAGCAAAAATTTTATTCTTCATATTTTTAGTCTTATTTGTTATTTCTCTAATCAGCGGAAGAACAAGAGTTTAA
- a CDS encoding DNA topoisomerase IB, with protein sequence MNAARKEILMNQLIKTPHLVIEKLDLEYINDNQLTIVRCREGENFVYKKNGKNVKSKHEIKRINSLVLPPAWENVRITSITNGHLQAVGTDLKNRKQYRYHPKWNLIRNQTKFYKIAAFGAKLPSIRKQVDLDLEKKEWSKEKVTALVIRLMEETHIRIGNEKYAKDNKSYGLSTLRKRHININKNSLRFEFVGKKGKQHTITTRNKKLIKLVSRCEEIPGWEVFKYYDKNGEKKVLDSHMVNEYLHNISGEYFSAKDFRTWAASIIFFESLMEMGIASTEKEIKQNVINAFDLTAEALGNTRKVCKDYYVHPLLISTYEDGSIEKYFDRAKKNRSTRKYFTKSEIAFSELIQNYEINLESECS encoded by the coding sequence ATGAATGCTGCGAGAAAAGAAATTTTAATGAATCAATTGATAAAAACACCGCATTTAGTAATAGAAAAACTAGATCTGGAGTATATAAATGATAATCAATTGACGATTGTAAGATGTCGCGAAGGAGAAAATTTCGTTTATAAAAAAAACGGAAAAAATGTAAAGAGCAAACATGAAATTAAACGCATTAATAGTTTAGTGCTTCCACCGGCTTGGGAAAACGTTCGAATCACATCGATAACAAACGGTCATTTACAAGCAGTTGGAACAGATTTAAAAAATAGAAAGCAATATCGCTATCATCCAAAATGGAATCTGATTCGAAATCAGACTAAGTTTTATAAAATAGCGGCATTTGGTGCAAAACTTCCATCGATTCGAAAACAAGTTGATCTTGATTTGGAGAAGAAAGAATGGTCGAAGGAAAAGGTAACGGCTTTAGTCATTCGGTTGATGGAAGAAACGCACATTAGAATCGGAAATGAAAAATATGCTAAAGACAACAAATCGTACGGACTTTCTACTTTGAGAAAACGTCATATCAATATCAATAAAAATTCACTTCGATTTGAATTTGTCGGCAAAAAAGGCAAACAGCATACGATAACTACCCGAAATAAAAAACTGATAAAATTAGTTAGCCGATGTGAAGAAATTCCAGGTTGGGAAGTTTTTAAATATTACGATAAAAACGGAGAAAAAAAGGTATTAGACAGCCATATGGTAAATGAATACCTTCATAATATATCTGGAGAATATTTTAGTGCGAAAGATTTCAGAACGTGGGCGGCGTCTATTATTTTCTTCGAAAGTTTGATGGAAATGGGAATTGCTTCAACTGAAAAAGAAATTAAACAGAACGTTATAAATGCTTTCGATTTAACTGCTGAAGCGCTTGGAAATACTCGAAAAGTTTGCAAAGATTATTACGTTCATCCGCTTTTGATTTCTACTTATGAAGACGGTTCTATTGAGAAATATTTCGATAGGGCAAAAAAGAACCGAAGCACTAGAAAGTATTTTACAAAATCAGAAATAGCATTTTCAGAACTGATTCAGAATTATGAAATTAATCTAGAATCAGAATGTTCATAA
- a CDS encoding Rho termination factor: protein MPDPRIKNEKQYEALVKKGYSKEKSARIANTPDAGEKGGKAKPYEEWTKEELQKQASKVGIQGRSYMNKKSLIDSLRNN, encoded by the coding sequence ATGCCAGATCCAAGAATTAAGAATGAAAAGCAATATGAGGCGTTGGTGAAAAAAGGATACAGCAAAGAAAAATCCGCTCGTATTGCCAATACGCCAGATGCAGGTGAAAAAGGCGGAAAAGCCAAACCTTATGAAGAATGGACAAAAGAAGAACTTCAAAAACAAGCGAGTAAAGTCGGAATACAAGGAAGATCTTATATGAATAAAAAGAGTTTAATTGACTCTCTAAGAAATAATTAA
- a CDS encoding DUF4142 domain-containing protein, with amino-acid sequence MKKLLLAGKTILGAGLLILCLQSCKNETKQEDPKEVAEDANEAKFDSIDSKEDDSEFLVDQAEVNLAEIEIGKLAQTKSTNAEVKKFGKMLVDEHTKSASEVSALAKAKNFTLPTSLTEDGQEEYNKLNEKTGVDFDKKFADLMIDGHEKAIKKLEKAAKDANDQEVRTWAANNIAGLTAHLEHAKLLKQNLDKK; translated from the coding sequence ATGAAAAAGTTACTATTAGCCGGAAAAACCATTTTAGGAGCAGGACTACTTATATTATGCCTTCAATCTTGTAAAAATGAAACTAAACAAGAAGATCCAAAAGAAGTAGCAGAAGATGCAAATGAGGCAAAATTCGATTCTATTGACAGCAAAGAAGACGATTCTGAGTTCTTAGTAGATCAGGCTGAAGTAAATTTGGCAGAAATTGAAATTGGTAAACTGGCACAAACTAAAAGTACAAACGCTGAAGTGAAAAAATTTGGTAAAATGCTTGTTGATGAGCATACTAAATCGGCTTCTGAAGTTAGTGCATTAGCAAAAGCGAAAAACTTTACTCTTCCAACTTCTTTAACTGAAGACGGACAAGAGGAATACAATAAATTGAACGAAAAAACTGGTGTTGATTTCGATAAAAAATTCGCTGACTTAATGATTGACGGTCACGAAAAAGCAATCAAAAAACTAGAAAAAGCCGCTAAAGATGCCAACGATCAAGAAGTTAGAACTTGGGCAGCTAATAATATTGCAGGTTTAACGGCACATTTAGAACACGCTAAATTGCTGAAACAAAACCTAGACAAAAAGTAA
- a CDS encoding amidohydrolase — protein MEENLISRKKFLGLGAAATGAALFSGIGANAASQVLPVMEENKTSGEYILSNVRLEDGFEYNEKNEVVATKTNLYNLHIANGKIKSIISGKSDLKLKTIDAKGLLMLPGLRDMHIHIDKTFYGGTWNAAPRKGYTVKDMITLEQKLIPQLLPDSQRKAEEAIKLMQSQGSYFARCQTNIDPVSGLKSLEHLLAALENNKDSFGWEIVAFPQHGILYSQSEPLLREAAKMGVDFIGGLDPTNVDGNMEKSLDVMFQIALDNKKGIDIHLHESPPSGKAAIEYIIKRTEENKELQGKTYISHGFALARMEPKDMEKIAEQMGNLGIGVISTIPIGRTIMPIPTLKKYGVKLMTGTDSIVDHWQPFGTCDMLEKAKLCAQLYGWTDEFGLSRALHIATKDEILPLNDAGTRTWPLPGNDADFILVKASCSAEAVARLPKREGVFFKGKMISGSLKV, from the coding sequence ATGGAAGAAAATCTCATAAGCAGAAAGAAGTTTTTAGGATTAGGAGCAGCGGCAACAGGCGCAGCGTTGTTTTCTGGAATTGGAGCAAATGCAGCTTCGCAAGTTTTGCCGGTTATGGAAGAAAATAAAACTTCAGGAGAATATATTTTAAGCAATGTAAGATTGGAAGATGGTTTTGAATACAACGAAAAAAATGAAGTTGTAGCCACAAAAACAAACTTATACAATCTGCATATTGCTAATGGTAAAATCAAAAGTATCATTTCTGGAAAATCTGATTTAAAACTAAAAACCATAGATGCAAAAGGACTTTTAATGCTTCCGGGTTTGCGAGATATGCACATTCATATCGATAAAACATTTTATGGTGGCACTTGGAATGCAGCTCCTAGAAAAGGATATACCGTAAAAGATATGATTACGCTGGAGCAAAAATTGATTCCGCAATTATTACCCGATTCACAGCGAAAAGCAGAAGAAGCGATTAAATTAATGCAAAGTCAAGGAAGCTATTTTGCTAGATGTCAAACAAATATTGATCCCGTAAGCGGACTGAAAAGTCTGGAACATCTTTTGGCAGCATTAGAAAATAATAAAGATAGTTTTGGATGGGAAATTGTAGCTTTTCCGCAACACGGAATTTTGTATTCGCAGTCAGAACCGTTATTGCGTGAAGCGGCTAAAATGGGAGTTGATTTTATTGGAGGCTTAGATCCGACAAATGTTGATGGCAATATGGAAAAATCGCTCGATGTGATGTTTCAAATTGCTCTGGACAATAAAAAAGGAATTGATATTCATTTGCATGAATCACCGCCATCTGGAAAAGCTGCAATCGAATATATTATAAAAAGAACAGAAGAAAATAAAGAACTGCAAGGAAAAACATATATAAGTCATGGTTTTGCTTTGGCAAGAATGGAACCAAAAGATATGGAGAAAATTGCCGAACAAATGGGCAATTTAGGAATTGGAGTAATTTCGACCATTCCGATTGGAAGAACTATAATGCCAATTCCGACGCTAAAAAAATACGGAGTAAAATTGATGACAGGAACAGACAGTATTGTCGATCACTGGCAGCCTTTTGGAACTTGCGATATGCTAGAAAAAGCAAAATTATGCGCACAACTTTACGGATGGACTGACGAATTTGGTTTAAGCCGAGCACTTCATATTGCAACAAAAGACGAAATTTTACCATTAAATGATGCCGGAACACGAACTTGGCCATTACCAGGAAACGATGCCGACTTTATTCTAGTAAAAGCAAGCTGTTCTGCCGAAGCTGTAGCACGTCTTCCAAAAAGAGAAGGAGTTTTCTTTAAAGGGAAAATGATTTCAGGATCTTTAAAAGTATAG